One window from the genome of Oryza glaberrima chromosome 3, OglaRS2, whole genome shotgun sequence encodes:
- the LOC127768096 gene encoding xyloglucan galactosyltransferase KATAMARI1 homolog produces the protein MHIRVGSTIRQVLIKSAPKGGGRQQRRAKGMEKVAVGLLPPLRFIAVLAVVSWTSFIYCHFSLLSGGLLLGHGGGDDGADPCRGRYIYVHDLPRRFNDDILRDCRKTRDHWPDMCGFVSNAGLGRPLVDRADGVLTGEARWYGTHQFALDAIFHNRMKQYECLTNQSAVADAVFVPFYAGFDFVRYHWGYDNATRDAASVDLTQWLMRRPEWRRLGGRDHFLVAGRTGWDFRRDTNINPNWGTNLLVMPGGRDMSVLVLESSLLNGSDYAVPYPTYFHPRSDADVFRWQDRVRGMQRRWLMAFVGAPRPDDPKNIRAQIIAQCNATSACSQLGCAFGSSQCHSPGNIMRLFQKATFCLQPPGDSYTRRSVFDSMVAGCIPVFFHNATAYLQYAWHLPREHAKYSVFISEHDVRAGNVSIEATLRAIPAATVERMREEVIRLIPSVIYADPRSKLETVRDAFDVAVEGIIDRIAMTRGGYARSWLRPKQSRQALDARRRRLS, from the exons ATGCATATTAGAGTGGGCAGCACGATCAGACAAGTG CTGATCAAATCCGCGCCGAAAGGCGGTGGTCGGCAGCAACGCCGGGCGAAGGGGATGGAGAAGGTCGCGGTTGGCTTGTTGCCGCCGCTGCGGTtcatcgccgtcctcgccgtcgtgTCGTGGACGTCGTTCATCTACTGCCATTTCTCCTTGCTCAGCGGCGGGTTGCTGCtgggccacggcggcggcgacgacggcgccgacccGTGCCGGGGGAGGTACATCTACGTGCACGACCTGCCGCGCCggttcaacgacgacatcctcCGCGACTGCCGGAAGACGAGAGACCACTGGCCGGACATGTGCGGGTTCGTCAGCAACGCCGGCCTCGGCCGGCCGCTCGTCGACCGGGCCGACGGCGTGCTGACGGGCGAGGCCAGGTGGTACGGCACGCACCAGTTCGCGCTGGACGCCATCTTCCACAACCGGATGAAGCAGTACGAGTGCCTGACCAACCAATCGGCGGTGGCTGACGCGGTGTTCGTCCCGTTCTACGCCGGCTTCGACTTCGTCCGCTACCACTGGGGTTACGACAACGCGACGAGGGACGCCGCGTCGGTCGACCTCACGCAGTGGCTCatgcggcggccggagtggagGCGCTTGGGCGGCCGCGACCACTTCCTCGTCGCCGGGAGGACGGGGTGGGACTTCCGGAGGGACACCAACATCAACCCAAACTGGGGCACCAACCTCCTCGTCATGCCGGGCGGCCGGGACATGTCGGTGCTCGTGCTGGAGTCCTCGCTGCTCAACGGCAGCGACTACGCCGTGCCGTACCCGACCTACTTCCACCCGAGGTCCGACGCCGACGTGTTCCGGTGGCAGGACAGGGTGCGCGGCATGCAGCGTCGGTGGCTCATGGCGTTCGTcggcgcgccgcggccggaCGACCCGAAGAACATCCGCGCCCAGATCATCGCGCAGTGCAACGCGACGAGCGCGTGCAGCCAGCTCGGCTGCGCGTTCGGCAGCAGCCAGTGCCACTCCCCGGGCAACATCATGCGGCTGTTCCAGAAGGCCACCTTCTGCCTGCAGCCGCCGGGGGACTCCTACACGCGGCGGTCGGTGTTCGACTCGATGGTCGCCGGGTGCATCCCGGTGTTCTTCCACAACGCGACGGCGTACCTGCAGTACGCGTGGCACCTCCCCCGGGAGCACGCCAAGTACTCGGTGTTCATCTCCGAGCACGACGTGCGCGCCGGCAACGTGAGCATCGAGGCGACGCTCCGGGcgatccccgccgccaccgtggaGCGGATGCGGGAGGAGGTGATCCGGCTCATCCCGTCGGTGATCTACGCCGACCCGAGGTCGAAGCTGGAGACGGTGAGGGACGCcttcgacgtcgccgtcgagggGATCATCGACAGAATCGCCATGACCAGGGGAGGCTACGCGAGATCGTGGCTCCGGCCTAAACAATCTAGGCAAGCACTAGACGCTCGACGACGCAGACTAAGTTAA